Proteins from one Catenuloplanes atrovinosus genomic window:
- a CDS encoding glycoside hydrolase family 9 protein: protein MNRTRRSLAAALAATAVVVAGPAPARAAEPEQIVNGTFDNGLTAPWWTTPNLTAAVVDGRLCVDVPGGTINAWDAIIGQDDVALVAGETYAFSFFGIATPATPVRALIQLPVDPWTQYLAQVPVVNVSGDTYTYTFTSPVDLPNAQVAFQVGGSQEPWRLCLDDVSLTGGAVEEPYEPETGPRVKVNQVGYLPAGPKNATLVTEATDPVEWTLRSAAGDAVASGQSAPRGEDGSSGLNVHSIDFGAYRTAGRGFTLVADGETSHPFDIAADLYGTLATDALKFYYTQRSGIEISDELRPGYGRPAGHVQVPPNQGDIEVPCQPGVCDYTLDVSGGWYDAGDHGKYVVNGGISVHQLMSEFERAPALHGDGALSLPESGNGVPDILDEARWEQEFLLSMQVPAGEERAGMAHHKIHDAAWTGLPLLPHLDPQPRELHAPSTAATLNLAATAAQAARVFAGYDDEFAARNLAAARTAWAAAVANPAIYAPASDGIGGGAYSDDNVTDEFYWAAAELYITTGEQAFQDYLLASPTHTADIWDERGFSWGSTAQLGRIDLATVPNALPDRDRVRASVLAGAEKYLAIQAGSAFGLTYDPANHRFDWGSNSGVLNNAIVLAVAYDLSGDPRFRDGALQGLDYVLGRNALGQSYVTGYGEQDSRNQHSRWYARQLNPDLPNPPPGTLAGGPNSDIQDPVAQRLLAGCAAQFCYVDDIESWATNELTINWNAPLAWMTAFASAVQQDCTVAFRRHGAWPGGFTAQVTVTNRGTAAIGGWRLGWDLPDGQTVDRAWNAQVTQKGTSVTATAYPWNSAIRPGAAVTFGFNGKGTGAAPTLFRLNGTVCG from the coding sequence GTGAACAGGACCAGACGCAGCCTCGCCGCAGCGCTCGCCGCCACCGCCGTCGTGGTGGCCGGGCCGGCGCCCGCCCGGGCCGCGGAACCGGAACAGATAGTCAACGGCACCTTCGACAACGGGCTCACCGCCCCCTGGTGGACCACCCCCAACCTCACGGCCGCCGTGGTCGACGGCCGGCTCTGCGTGGACGTGCCCGGCGGCACGATCAACGCCTGGGACGCGATCATCGGGCAGGACGACGTGGCGCTGGTCGCGGGCGAGACGTACGCGTTCTCGTTCTTCGGCATCGCCACGCCCGCCACGCCGGTCCGTGCGCTGATCCAGCTCCCGGTCGACCCGTGGACGCAGTACCTCGCCCAGGTGCCGGTGGTGAACGTCTCCGGCGACACCTACACCTACACGTTCACGTCGCCCGTCGACCTGCCGAACGCGCAGGTGGCGTTCCAGGTCGGCGGCAGCCAGGAGCCGTGGCGGCTGTGCCTGGACGACGTGTCCCTGACCGGAGGCGCCGTGGAGGAGCCGTACGAGCCGGAGACCGGGCCGCGCGTCAAGGTCAACCAGGTGGGCTACCTGCCGGCCGGCCCGAAGAACGCCACGCTGGTCACGGAGGCGACCGACCCGGTGGAGTGGACGCTGCGCTCCGCCGCGGGAGACGCCGTGGCGAGCGGGCAGTCCGCACCACGCGGCGAGGACGGCAGCTCCGGGCTGAACGTGCACAGCATCGACTTCGGTGCGTACCGGACCGCGGGCCGCGGGTTCACGCTGGTCGCGGACGGTGAGACGAGCCATCCGTTCGACATCGCGGCCGACCTCTACGGCACGCTCGCCACGGACGCGCTGAAGTTCTACTACACGCAGCGCAGCGGCATCGAGATCTCCGACGAGCTGCGCCCCGGCTACGGCCGCCCGGCCGGCCACGTGCAGGTCCCGCCGAACCAGGGCGACATCGAGGTGCCCTGCCAGCCCGGCGTCTGTGACTACACGCTCGACGTCTCCGGCGGCTGGTACGACGCCGGCGACCACGGCAAGTACGTGGTGAACGGCGGCATCTCCGTGCACCAGCTGATGAGCGAGTTCGAGCGCGCGCCGGCGCTGCACGGTGACGGCGCGCTGAGCCTCCCGGAGAGCGGCAACGGCGTGCCGGACATCCTCGACGAGGCCCGCTGGGAGCAGGAGTTCCTGCTCAGCATGCAGGTCCCGGCCGGTGAGGAGCGCGCAGGCATGGCGCACCACAAGATCCACGACGCGGCCTGGACCGGGCTCCCGCTGCTGCCGCACCTCGACCCGCAGCCGCGCGAACTGCACGCGCCGTCCACCGCCGCCACGCTGAACCTGGCGGCCACGGCGGCGCAGGCGGCCCGCGTGTTCGCCGGGTACGACGACGAGTTCGCCGCCCGCAACCTCGCGGCGGCGCGCACGGCGTGGGCGGCCGCGGTGGCCAACCCGGCGATCTACGCCCCCGCGTCGGACGGCATCGGCGGCGGTGCGTACAGCGACGACAACGTGACGGACGAGTTCTACTGGGCCGCCGCCGAGCTGTACATCACCACCGGGGAGCAGGCGTTCCAGGACTACCTGCTCGCCTCGCCGACGCACACCGCGGACATCTGGGACGAGCGCGGCTTCAGCTGGGGCAGCACCGCCCAGCTCGGCCGGATCGACCTGGCCACCGTGCCGAACGCGCTGCCGGACCGCGACCGGGTCCGGGCATCCGTGCTGGCCGGGGCGGAGAAGTACCTGGCGATCCAGGCCGGGTCCGCGTTCGGGCTCACCTACGACCCGGCGAACCACCGCTTCGACTGGGGCTCCAACAGCGGCGTGCTGAACAACGCGATCGTGCTGGCCGTCGCGTACGACCTGAGCGGCGACCCGCGTTTCCGGGACGGTGCGCTCCAGGGCCTCGACTACGTGCTGGGCCGCAACGCGCTCGGCCAGTCGTACGTGACCGGGTACGGCGAGCAGGACTCCCGGAACCAGCACAGCCGCTGGTACGCCCGCCAGCTGAACCCGGACCTGCCGAACCCGCCGCCCGGCACGCTGGCCGGCGGACCGAACTCGGACATTCAGGACCCGGTCGCGCAGCGGCTGCTCGCCGGGTGCGCGGCGCAGTTCTGCTACGTCGACGACATCGAGAGCTGGGCCACGAACGAGCTGACCATCAACTGGAACGCGCCGCTGGCCTGGATGACCGCGTTCGCCAGCGCGGTGCAGCAGGACTGCACGGTCGCCTTCCGCCGGCACGGCGCCTGGCCGGGCGGCTTCACCGCGCAGGTCACGGTCACCAACCGGGGCACGGCCGCGATCGGCGGCTGGCGGCTGGGCTGGGACCTCCCGGACGGGCAGACCGTCGACCGGGCGTGGAACGCACAGGTCACCCAGAAGGGCACGAGCGTCACCGCCACGGCGTACCCGTGGAACTCCGCGATCCGCCCCGGGGCGGCCGTGACCTTCGGCTTCAACGGCAAGGGTACGGGCGCGGCGCCCACGCTCTTCCGGCTCAACGGCACGGTCTGCGGGTGA
- a CDS encoding aminotransferase-like domain-containing protein has translation MEDDNAATSVIQDLRDRVAAAPPGTRLPSVRELIARHRVSPLTVQAAIRRLVAEGLVESRPGSGTFVLHRPVEVDADDLGWQAVALGERPGGEEAMQALLSLPRPGAIPLSGGYLDGELAPTAALGAALARAARRPASWERGPVEGRADLRAWFARQTGSALRAEDMSICPGGQSALATAFRALAVPGETLLVDAPTYLGAIAAARAAGLRVVPVPADAQGVRPDLLAAAFARTGARLYYCQPLYANPHGATLGPGRRADVLAAVRRAGAFLIEDDYARDLGIDGDPPPPLVAADPGGHVVYLRSLTKAAAPGLRVAAIGARGAAGARLRAVRVLDDFFVAGPLQEAALDFVTSPAWDRHRRTLRAHLRQRRDALVTALHRELPEEARTLSVPAGGLHLWWRLPDGVDDTVLTAEALAHDVVVSPGRPWFAAEPDGPHLRLTYALAPPSALAEGVTRLAAALASVRARG, from the coding sequence ATGGAAGACGATAACGCGGCGACGAGCGTTATCCAAGATCTGCGAGACCGGGTGGCCGCCGCACCACCCGGCACCCGGTTGCCCTCGGTCCGCGAGCTGATCGCGCGGCATCGCGTCTCTCCGCTCACCGTGCAGGCCGCGATCCGGCGCCTGGTCGCGGAGGGCCTGGTCGAGTCGCGTCCGGGCAGCGGCACGTTCGTGCTGCACCGGCCGGTCGAGGTGGACGCGGACGACCTCGGCTGGCAGGCGGTCGCGCTCGGCGAGCGGCCCGGCGGCGAGGAGGCGATGCAGGCACTGTTATCGCTTCCGCGACCCGGGGCGATACCGCTGTCCGGTGGCTACCTGGACGGGGAGCTGGCGCCGACCGCCGCGCTCGGGGCCGCGCTGGCCCGCGCCGCCCGGCGGCCCGCCTCCTGGGAGCGCGGACCGGTGGAGGGCCGGGCCGACCTGCGCGCCTGGTTCGCCCGGCAGACCGGGTCCGCGCTGCGCGCCGAGGACATGAGCATCTGCCCGGGCGGGCAGTCCGCGCTGGCCACCGCGTTCCGCGCGCTGGCGGTGCCGGGCGAGACGCTGCTGGTGGACGCGCCCACCTACCTCGGCGCGATCGCGGCCGCGCGCGCGGCCGGGCTGCGCGTGGTGCCGGTGCCGGCCGACGCGCAGGGCGTGCGCCCTGACCTGCTGGCCGCCGCGTTCGCCCGGACCGGCGCGCGGCTCTACTACTGCCAGCCGCTCTACGCGAACCCGCACGGCGCCACGCTCGGCCCGGGGCGGCGCGCGGACGTGCTGGCCGCGGTACGCCGGGCCGGCGCCTTCCTGATCGAGGACGACTACGCCCGCGACCTCGGCATCGACGGCGACCCGCCGCCACCGCTGGTCGCCGCGGACCCGGGCGGTCACGTGGTCTACCTCCGCTCGCTGACCAAGGCGGCCGCGCCCGGACTGCGGGTGGCCGCGATCGGTGCGCGCGGTGCGGCCGGCGCCCGGCTGCGCGCGGTGCGGGTGCTGGACGACTTCTTCGTGGCCGGGCCGCTCCAGGAGGCCGCGCTGGACTTCGTCACGTCGCCGGCCTGGGACCGGCATCGGCGCACGCTGCGGGCGCACCTGCGGCAGCGGCGGGACGCGCTGGTGACGGCGCTGCACCGGGAGTTGCCGGAGGAGGCGCGGACCCTGTCCGTACCCGCGGGGGGTCTGCATCTGTGGTGGCGGCTGCCGGACGGCGTGGACGACACCGTGCTGACGGCGGAGGCGCTGGCACACGACGTGGTGGTCTCGCCGGGGCGGCCCTGGTTCGCCGCCGAGCCGGACGGGCCGCACCTCCGCCTCACCTACGCCCTGGCGCCGCCGTCCGCGCTGGCCGAGGGCGTGACCCGGCTGGCCGCCGCGCTGGCGTCGGTGCGCGCCCGGGGGTGA
- a CDS encoding DMT family transporter yields the protein MRNQSNGIVRGPITGVGLGLLGVACFSFSLPATALALDGFDPWLVGVGRAAGAGLLAIVYLLAARAPRPDPGQWRRLALVSLGVVFGFPVCTTLALVTSTSAHGAVVVALLPAMTAVFAVLRGGERPPPAFWGASLTGLAAVLGFLLAGGGIGGGLHAADLLLIGAVLLAALGYAEGGALARDLGGARTISWALVLSLPVTVPVAGLSLALHPPQAPSAAAAFGLGYVTVISMFLGFFAWYAGLAAGGVARVGQVQLGQPVLTLGWSALLLGEEVNGLTATAAALVLVCVLLTQRTRAARPQLVSEARLSARS from the coding sequence ATGAGAAACCAGAGTAACGGTATCGTCCGCGGCCCGATAACGGGTGTCGGGCTCGGGCTGCTCGGCGTGGCCTGCTTCAGCTTCTCGCTGCCGGCCACCGCGCTCGCGCTCGACGGCTTCGACCCGTGGCTGGTCGGCGTCGGCCGCGCCGCCGGTGCCGGCCTGCTGGCGATCGTCTACCTGCTGGCGGCGCGCGCGCCCCGGCCGGACCCGGGCCAGTGGCGGCGGCTCGCGCTGGTCTCGCTGGGCGTGGTCTTCGGCTTCCCGGTCTGCACCACGCTCGCGCTGGTCACGTCCACCTCCGCGCACGGCGCCGTGGTGGTCGCGCTGCTGCCCGCGATGACCGCGGTCTTCGCGGTGCTGCGCGGCGGCGAGCGGCCACCGCCCGCGTTCTGGGGCGCGAGCCTGACCGGGCTGGCCGCGGTGCTCGGGTTTCTGCTGGCCGGCGGCGGCATCGGTGGCGGGCTGCACGCGGCCGACCTGCTGCTGATCGGCGCGGTGCTGCTGGCCGCGCTCGGCTACGCGGAGGGCGGCGCGCTGGCCCGCGATCTCGGCGGCGCCCGCACGATCAGCTGGGCGCTGGTGCTCTCGCTGCCGGTCACGGTCCCGGTCGCCGGCCTCTCGCTGGCGCTGCACCCGCCGCAGGCGCCGTCCGCCGCCGCCGCGTTCGGGCTCGGCTACGTCACCGTGATCTCGATGTTCCTCGGCTTCTTCGCCTGGTACGCCGGGCTGGCCGCGGGCGGCGTCGCGCGGGTCGGCCAGGTGCAGCTGGGGCAGCCGGTGCTGACGCTCGGCTGGTCCGCGCTGCTGCTCGGCGAGGAGGTGAACGGGCTCACCGCGACGGCGGCCGCGCTGGTGCTGGTCTGCGTGCTGCTGACCCAGCGCACCCGCGCGGCCCGCCCTCAGTTGGTCTCGGAGGCCCGCCTGTCCGCCCGCTCGTGA
- a CDS encoding tetratricopeptide repeat protein, whose protein sequence is MDLLAEYRRATMYFETGDPLGAARLLEPIVEAEPHNASVRQLLARSYFMSAQLKGAEKQLRALIELDPTDHYAHHVLGRTLERGGRLTEALPYLRLALAMHHRPEYEDALRRVEGLVNIHERADRRASETN, encoded by the coding sequence GTGGATCTTCTGGCTGAGTACCGGCGGGCGACGATGTACTTCGAGACGGGCGACCCGCTCGGTGCCGCCCGGCTGCTGGAGCCGATCGTGGAGGCGGAGCCGCACAACGCGTCGGTCCGCCAGCTCCTGGCCCGGTCCTATTTCATGTCCGCCCAGCTCAAGGGCGCCGAGAAGCAGCTGCGCGCGCTGATCGAGCTGGACCCGACCGATCACTACGCGCACCACGTGCTGGGCCGCACGCTGGAGCGCGGCGGCCGGCTGACCGAGGCGCTGCCGTACCTGCGGCTGGCGCTGGCGATGCATCACCGCCCGGAGTACGAGGACGCGCTCCGGCGGGTGGAGGGCCTGGTCAACATTCACGAGCGGGCGGACAGGCGGGCCTCCGAGACCAACTGA
- a CDS encoding diguanylate cyclase domain-containing protein has product MGLPATPSAETRRLRAIVAIARAVNDAVIDERRFGDLVARTVATHVGDGATLWLYSLDNSSLVRVGAGHRDAISAMLLREGAASVLRGRGDAVVDAVLDSGAAAVLNQEEMGRHIAEFDPQLAPWLAVCGVSSVAVLPLGDGAWPCGVLIATRDAGRPAYTDEEFAFLQAIAETAASTVNTASLLTGSAAAVEELRRQATAFDQLSDVVVAWDNEGKVIGWNATAERVYGYSASEALGCDVLALLDTQVVDPDTGLGRPAERAYADLLEALAGAGSVTLDLTQRRADGERLAVTRTLTGLADRQGRIIGVIAIDHDLGDRGPRERTALHDPITGLPNARFLRDHLERVLISWAGGAGLAAALVIQLGDLNTLLKGLPTDVAGQLVKVLAGRLAASLRRGDVIARTGTDEFVVVAESVGDVANVERLAKRLVTAARQPLAAGGQTMLLHPAVGVSMLDDRQPVQITPEELIGQAADALPTARADPTHISFSPVTP; this is encoded by the coding sequence GTGGGTCTGCCCGCGACGCCCTCGGCCGAGACGAGACGCCTGCGCGCCATCGTCGCCATCGCCCGCGCGGTCAACGACGCCGTGATCGACGAGCGCCGCTTCGGCGACCTGGTGGCGCGCACCGTGGCCACCCACGTGGGCGACGGTGCCACGCTCTGGCTCTACTCGCTGGACAACTCCTCGCTGGTCCGGGTGGGGGCCGGTCACCGGGACGCGATCTCCGCGATGCTGCTGCGCGAGGGCGCGGCCAGCGTGCTGCGCGGGCGCGGCGACGCGGTGGTGGACGCGGTGCTGGACAGCGGCGCCGCGGCCGTGCTCAACCAGGAGGAGATGGGCCGGCACATCGCCGAGTTCGACCCGCAGCTCGCGCCCTGGCTGGCGGTGTGCGGCGTGAGCAGCGTGGCCGTGCTGCCGCTGGGCGACGGCGCGTGGCCGTGCGGCGTGCTGATCGCGACCCGGGACGCGGGCCGCCCGGCGTACACCGACGAGGAGTTCGCCTTCCTCCAGGCCATCGCGGAGACCGCGGCCTCGACCGTGAACACCGCGTCGCTGCTGACCGGCTCCGCCGCCGCGGTCGAGGAACTGCGCCGCCAGGCCACCGCGTTCGACCAGCTCTCCGACGTGGTGGTGGCCTGGGACAACGAGGGCAAGGTGATCGGCTGGAACGCGACGGCCGAGCGCGTCTACGGCTACAGCGCCAGCGAGGCGCTCGGCTGCGACGTGCTGGCTCTGCTCGACACGCAGGTCGTCGACCCGGACACCGGCCTCGGCCGCCCGGCCGAGCGCGCCTACGCGGACCTGCTGGAGGCGCTGGCCGGTGCCGGCTCGGTGACGCTCGACCTGACCCAGCGGCGCGCGGACGGCGAGCGGCTGGCGGTCACCCGCACGCTCACCGGCCTCGCCGACCGGCAGGGCCGGATCATCGGCGTCATCGCGATCGACCACGACCTCGGCGACCGCGGACCGCGCGAGCGGACCGCGCTGCACGACCCGATCACCGGCCTGCCGAACGCCCGGTTCCTGCGCGACCACCTGGAACGCGTGCTGATCTCCTGGGCCGGCGGCGCCGGGCTCGCCGCCGCGCTAGTCATCCAGCTCGGCGACCTGAACACGCTGCTCAAGGGCCTGCCGACGGACGTTGCCGGGCAACTGGTCAAAGTCCTCGCCGGCCGGCTCGCCGCCTCGCTGCGCCGCGGCGACGTGATCGCGCGCACCGGGACGGACGAGTTCGTGGTGGTCGCGGAGAGCGTGGGCGACGTGGCGAACGTGGAACGCCTGGCGAAACGCCTGGTCACCGCGGCCCGTCAGCCGCTTGCCGCGGGCGGTCAGACCATGCTGCTGCACCCGGCCGTGGGCGTCTCCATGCTCGACGACCGGCAGCCGGTGCAGATCACCCCGGAGGAGCTGATCGGGCAGGCGGCCGACGCGCTGCCGACCGCCCGCGCCGATCCCACTCACATCTCGTTCTCGCCGGTCACGCCGTAG